The following are encoded in a window of Desulforegulaceae bacterium genomic DNA:
- the grpE gene encoding nucleotide exchange factor GrpE — translation MEENNKTSRKIDIDDGSEDSFEKAEPEEKINLDSCFESHDAEKENQEFESGLEEKEADSIEQPDEIVLLKKRLEEAEEKSRESNDKYIRAHAELENFKKRTNREVNEFKKYAVEAIVKQLLPVIDNLERAVLSAESSGETESSQITQGIKMTLKEVERVFDQFSIKSVDAQGEKFDPLYHMAVGQEERDDVEANIVVKQFQKGYLLHERLIRPAMVIVSTGKSMERADNENLDKENNSGE, via the coding sequence TTGGAAGAAAATAATAAGACATCCCGGAAAATTGATATTGATGATGGCTCTGAAGATTCTTTTGAAAAAGCTGAGCCAGAAGAAAAAATCAATTTAGATTCTTGCTTTGAAAGTCATGATGCGGAAAAAGAAAATCAGGAGTTTGAAAGTGGTTTGGAAGAAAAAGAAGCTGATTCAATAGAGCAGCCTGATGAAATTGTTCTGCTTAAAAAAAGGCTTGAGGAAGCTGAAGAAAAATCCAGGGAATCAAATGACAAGTATATTCGAGCTCATGCAGAGCTGGAAAACTTTAAAAAAAGAACCAATAGAGAAGTCAATGAGTTTAAAAAATATGCGGTAGAAGCAATAGTAAAACAGCTTCTTCCTGTGATTGACAATCTTGAAAGAGCAGTGCTTTCCGCTGAATCTTCAGGAGAAACTGAATCATCTCAGATAACTCAGGGAATAAAAATGACCTTGAAAGAAGTTGAAAGAGTATTTGATCAGTTCAGTATTAAATCTGTTGATGCCCAGGGAGAAAAATTTGACCCCTTATACCATATGGCAGTGGGGCAGGAAGAGCGGGATGATGTTGAAGCAAACATAGTAGTTAAGCAGTTTCAAAAAGGATATCTTCTCCATGAAAGACTTATAAGACCAGCAATGGTTATAGTTTCTACAGGAAAGTCTATGGAAAGAGCAGATAATGAAAATTTGGACAAAGAAAATAATAGCGGTGAATAA
- the dnaK gene encoding molecular chaperone DnaK yields MGKIIGIDLGTTNSCVSVMEGGEPKVITTADGGRTMPSMVALTDSDERVVGQIAKRQAITNPENTVFGAKRLVGRKFNSPEVQRDQKNLPYEIKEADNGDVRVVLRDKQFSPAEISSFILAEIKRTAEAYLGEPVTDAVITVPAYFNDSQRQATKDAGKIAGLNVQRIINEPTAASLAYGLDKKSEEVIAVFDLGGGTFDISILEIGDGVFEVKATNGDTHLGGDDFDLLVINWLADEFKKDNGIDLRNDKMALQRLKEAAEKAKMELSSSVETDINLPFITADQSGPKHLQIKLSRSKLESLVGDLLARIDGPCLTAIKDSGLSKDKINEVILVGGMTRMPAVQERVKNLFGREPHKGVNPDEVVAIGAAIQGGVLQGDVKDVLLLDVTPLSLGIETLGGVMTKLIEKNTTIPTRKSQVFSTADDNQPAVSIHVLQGEREMASDNKTLGKFELTDIPPAPRGMPQIEVTFDIDANGIVAVSAKDKGTGKEQSIKITASSGLSDEDIENLVKEAELHAEEDKKKRKLVEAKNQADAVIYQTEKSLKDVGDKVDAETKANIESHVEKLKVKIEGTDVEEINKATQELTEASHKLAEKIYQQQAEQGQAEAGSADPAQGESASPSDDDDVVDADFEEVKDDKK; encoded by the coding sequence ATGGGTAAAATTATAGGAATAGATTTAGGTACAACAAACTCTTGTGTTTCAGTTATGGAAGGCGGAGAGCCCAAAGTTATAACAACAGCAGATGGCGGAAGAACCATGCCTTCAATGGTGGCATTGACTGACAGCGATGAAAGAGTTGTGGGGCAGATTGCAAAAAGACAGGCAATTACAAACCCTGAAAATACAGTGTTTGGTGCAAAAAGACTGGTGGGAAGGAAATTTAATTCTCCTGAGGTTCAAAGAGATCAAAAAAACCTTCCCTATGAAATAAAAGAAGCAGACAATGGTGATGTCCGGGTTGTTTTAAGAGACAAGCAGTTCAGTCCTGCCGAGATTTCATCTTTTATTCTTGCAGAAATAAAAAGAACAGCAGAAGCTTATCTTGGCGAGCCTGTAACAGATGCTGTAATTACAGTTCCTGCTTATTTTAATGACAGCCAGAGACAGGCAACAAAAGATGCAGGTAAAATTGCAGGGCTTAATGTTCAAAGAATTATAAACGAGCCTACTGCTGCTTCTTTGGCATACGGGCTTGATAAGAAATCAGAGGAAGTCATAGCAGTATTTGATCTTGGCGGTGGAACCTTTGATATTTCAATTCTTGAAATAGGAGACGGTGTTTTTGAAGTTAAGGCCACAAACGGTGATACCCATCTTGGCGGTGACGACTTTGACCTTTTGGTAATTAACTGGCTTGCAGATGAATTTAAAAAAGACAATGGAATTGATTTAAGAAATGATAAAATGGCGTTGCAGCGTTTAAAGGAAGCAGCTGAAAAAGCAAAGATGGAACTTTCATCTTCAGTTGAAACAGATATAAATCTTCCTTTTATAACAGCTGATCAGTCAGGCCCAAAGCATCTTCAGATCAAGCTTTCAAGATCAAAACTTGAATCTTTAGTGGGAGATCTTCTTGCAAGAATTGACGGACCCTGCCTTACAGCCATCAAGGACTCTGGACTTTCAAAGGATAAAATCAATGAGGTTATTCTTGTTGGTGGTATGACTAGAATGCCAGCTGTTCAGGAAAGAGTTAAAAATCTTTTTGGCAGAGAGCCCCATAAAGGAGTAAACCCCGATGAAGTTGTGGCCATCGGAGCTGCAATTCAGGGCGGTGTTTTACAAGGTGATGTAAAAGACGTTCTTCTTCTTGATGTAACTCCTCTTTCTCTTGGGATTGAAACCCTTGGCGGAGTTATGACAAAGCTTATTGAAAAAAACACCACTATTCCTACAAGAAAAAGTCAGGTGTTTTCAACAGCTGATGACAATCAGCCTGCTGTTTCAATTCATGTGCTCCAAGGTGAGCGTGAAATGGCTTCAGACAATAAGACTCTAGGAAAATTTGAGCTTACAGATATTCCTCCTGCACCAAGGGGAATGCCTCAGATTGAGGTGACTTTTGACATTGATGCCAACGGAATAGTTGCTGTTTCTGCAAAAGACAAAGGCACAGGAAAAGAACAGTCAATTAAAATTACAGCGTCCAGCGGCCTTTCAGATGAAGATATTGAAAACCTTGTTAAGGAAGCTGAGCTTCACGCAGAAGAAGATAAGAAAAAACGCAAATTGGTTGAAGCTAAAAACCAGGCTGATGCAGTAATTTATCAGACAGAAAAATCTCTTAAGGATGTTGGAGATAAAGTTGATGCCGAAACCAAGGCAAATATTGAGTCCCATGTAGAAAAACTTAAGGTGAAGATAGAAGGCACTGATGTTGAAGAAATAAATAAAGCAACTCAGGAGCTTACAGAAGCATCCCATAAACTTGCTGAAAAAATTTATCAGCAGCAGGCAGAGCAGGGCCAGGCCGAAGCAGGTTCAGCAGATCCTGCCCAGGGAGAGTCAGCAAGTCCTTCTGACGATGATGATGTTGTTGATGCAGATTTTGAAGAAGTAAAAGACGATAAAAAATAA
- a CDS encoding DUF134 domain-containing protein, with the protein MTRYKKKRFISRKPENQVFAPLGNSFKEELVLSLEGFEAIRLSDYENLNQETASKIMGVSRQTYGRILREARQIIAEALVVGKKINISGGHYQLRSEKGNRRRFRGGQSRNPDFE; encoded by the coding sequence ATGACCAGGTATAAAAAAAAACGTTTTATTTCAAGAAAGCCAGAAAATCAGGTTTTTGCACCTTTGGGAAATTCTTTTAAAGAAGAGCTTGTCTTATCCCTTGAAGGTTTTGAAGCAATAAGGCTTTCTGACTATGAAAATCTTAATCAGGAAACAGCTTCAAAAATTATGGGAGTATCAAGACAAACCTATGGAAGAATTCTTAGAGAGGCAAGGCAGATAATAGCCGAAGCCCTTGTTGTAGGAAAAAAAATAAACATAAGCGGAGGGCATTACCAGCTCAGAAGTGAAAAAGGAAATAGAAGACGCTTCAGAGGTGGACAAAGCAGGAATCCTGATTTTGAATAA
- a CDS encoding DUF5320 domain-containing protein has translation MPGMDKTGPNGAGPMTGGARGYCSGNFQGARNPSGYGYGRGGGFRRRFFNRNNNFQNPLPNFQNGSEVEE, from the coding sequence ATGCCAGGAATGGATAAAACAGGCCCAAACGGAGCAGGTCCAATGACAGGTGGGGCAAGAGGTTATTGTTCGGGAAATTTTCAGGGAGCTCGCAATCCTTCAGGTTATGGATATGGAAGGGGAGGAGGTTTTAGAAGAAGATTTTTTAATAGAAACAATAATTTCCAAAATCCTTTGCCAAATTTTCAAAATGGATCAGAAGTCGAAGAATAA
- a CDS encoding helix-turn-helix domain-containing protein produces MQDFINHELNLAGKFVEETGANIFLTGKAGTGKTTFLGETAKTTAKRFIVTGPTGVAAINAKGVTLHSFFQLPFTPFIPGSDLGDRRFKLSKEKRNIIKNLDLLIIDEISMVRSDVLDSIDLVLRSFKNSPKPFGGVQLLMIGDLHQLSPVVKRNEWEILKNYYDSPYFFSSHSLKNTEFITIELKHIYRQKDEKFINILNKLRDNDFDNQIKSELEKRYIKDFVPEKNEGYMILTTHNRAAECFNQERMEEIEEKEFYFNADISGDFPVNNYPAPEVLNLKKGAQVMFLRNDPSPEKLYFNGKTGIVTKIDKEKIKVFCPDDKKEIKVFPLEWENIKYGLGDDNEIKSEITGKFIQFPVKPAWAITIHKSQGLTFEKAVIDAQDAFTHGQIYVALSRCTTLEGLVLSSPLLNLPGTDKMVEDFYNNLEPGLYLEKFLESSKKSYQQKLIFECFDFSLFDRFFRRFYFFCKSNSNTIFLSNSEKIEEIKKIAEDDIFSVSEKFKNQLGKMFGSKILPEKDSSLIGRIGKASQWFFERVEKINDFLEKLSFETDNKEIKKQLDYSYKNLFQETLIKKASVKSCENGFSPLFYLKSVSKAQTDFTPPKKKKDSLPLFEESDIEHGEVFSLLKKWRAKKAGEENLPHYQILHQSVIIQISIILPENEKELMKIKGVGPKTNEKYGKELLEIVNNYRKINKIEKVELPEFEEKPKNVKKNKTPKEDTKTISFNLYKKGLSIEEIARERGFVPATIEGHLSFFVEKGELNLNELISEDKKDKIIQEIKNQKDQLGFKQIKENLGNEYSYGEIKMVVSHLKFLETKD; encoded by the coding sequence GTGCAGGACTTTATAAATCATGAATTAAACCTTGCAGGAAAATTTGTAGAAGAAACAGGAGCTAATATTTTTCTTACGGGAAAGGCTGGAACAGGTAAAACAACTTTTTTGGGAGAAACAGCAAAGACAACAGCCAAAAGGTTTATTGTCACAGGACCAACCGGAGTTGCTGCAATAAATGCAAAAGGAGTGACCCTTCATTCTTTTTTTCAGCTTCCTTTTACCCCGTTTATTCCGGGCTCAGACCTTGGGGACAGAAGATTTAAATTAAGTAAGGAAAAAAGAAATATAATTAAAAATTTAGATCTTTTAATCATTGATGAAATAAGCATGGTCCGCTCTGATGTCTTAGATTCAATTGACCTGGTCTTAAGGAGTTTTAAAAACAGTCCAAAGCCCTTTGGAGGGGTTCAGCTTTTAATGATAGGTGATCTTCACCAGCTTTCTCCTGTGGTAAAAAGGAATGAATGGGAAATTTTGAAAAATTATTATGATTCCCCTTATTTTTTCAGCAGCCACTCTTTGAAAAACACTGAATTTATAACAATTGAACTCAAGCATATTTATCGTCAAAAAGATGAAAAATTTATAAATATCTTAAATAAACTAAGAGATAATGATTTTGATAATCAGATAAAAAGTGAGCTTGAAAAAAGATATATAAAAGATTTTGTTCCTGAAAAAAATGAGGGTTATATGATTTTAACCACCCATAACAGGGCAGCAGAGTGTTTTAATCAGGAAAGAATGGAGGAAATTGAAGAAAAAGAATTTTATTTCAATGCTGATATTTCAGGTGATTTTCCAGTCAATAATTATCCGGCTCCTGAGGTTTTAAATCTTAAAAAAGGTGCCCAGGTAATGTTTTTAAGAAATGATCCCTCACCTGAAAAGCTGTATTTCAATGGAAAAACCGGAATTGTAACAAAAATAGATAAAGAAAAAATCAAGGTTTTTTGTCCTGATGATAAAAAAGAAATCAAGGTTTTTCCTTTGGAATGGGAAAATATAAAATACGGACTTGGGGATGATAATGAAATAAAGTCTGAAATTACAGGAAAGTTTATTCAGTTTCCTGTAAAGCCTGCCTGGGCAATAACTATTCATAAAAGTCAGGGGCTTACATTTGAAAAGGCAGTTATTGACGCCCAGGATGCTTTTACCCACGGCCAGATTTATGTTGCCTTGAGCAGATGTACAACTCTTGAAGGCCTTGTTTTAAGTTCTCCACTTTTAAATCTTCCGGGAACCGACAAAATGGTAGAAGATTTTTATAATAACCTTGAACCAGGCCTTTATCTTGAGAAATTTCTTGAAAGTTCAAAAAAAAGCTATCAGCAAAAGCTTATTTTTGAGTGTTTTGATTTTTCATTGTTTGACAGGTTTTTCAGGCGATTTTATTTTTTTTGTAAAAGCAATTCAAATACAATCTTTTTATCAAATTCAGAAAAAATAGAAGAAATTAAAAAAATTGCAGAAGATGATATTTTTTCTGTATCTGAAAAATTTAAAAATCAGCTGGGTAAAATGTTTGGATCAAAAATCCTGCCTGAAAAAGATAGTTCCCTTATTGGAAGGATAGGTAAAGCTTCTCAATGGTTTTTTGAGCGGGTGGAAAAAATAAATGATTTTTTAGAAAAATTAAGTTTTGAAACAGACAACAAAGAAATAAAAAAGCAGCTTGATTATTCATATAAAAACCTTTTTCAGGAAACACTTATAAAAAAAGCATCAGTAAAATCCTGCGAAAACGGGTTTAGTCCTTTGTTTTATTTAAAATCTGTTTCAAAAGCACAAACAGATTTTACTCCACCAAAAAAAAAGAAAGATTCATTACCTTTGTTTGAAGAATCAGATATTGAACATGGCGAAGTGTTTTCTCTTTTAAAAAAATGGAGAGCAAAAAAAGCAGGGGAAGAAAATCTCCCCCATTATCAGATACTTCATCAAAGTGTGATAATCCAGATTTCCATAATTCTTCCGGAAAATGAAAAAGAGTTGATGAAAATAAAGGGAGTAGGGCCTAAAACCAATGAAAAATACGGAAAAGAGCTTCTTGAAATTGTAAATAATTATAGAAAAATAAATAAAATTGAAAAAGTAGAGCTTCCAGAATTTGAAGAAAAACCTAAAAATGTAAAAAAGAATAAAACCCCAAAAGAGGACACTAAAACAATAAGTTTTAATTTATACAAAAAAGGTCTTTCCATTGAAGAAATTGCCAGGGAAAGGGGTTTTGTTCCAGCAACAATTGAAGGACATTTAAGTTTTTTTGTAGAAAAAGGAGAGCTTAATCTTAATGAATTAATTTCAGAAGACAAAAAAGATAAAATAATTCAAGAAATTAAAAATCAAAAAGATCAACTTGGTTTTAAACAAATTAAAGAAAATTTAGGCAATGAATATTCCTATGGAGAAATAAAAATGGTTGTTTCTCATCTTAAGTTTCTTGAAACTAAAGATTAG
- a CDS encoding efflux RND transporter permease subunit encodes MNEFTNKGILGWMASNSVAANILMIVLLVGGIIMGLNIKQEVFPEFDPDSVIVSVAYPGASPEEVEKGIILPIEEAIEGLEGIESISSTASEGSGRVIIEALKSADIIRLWQEVEKEVDRISSFPDETEDPKVSIAERKRGVLDLVLWGSENDIVLRDTAENIKDRLLQSSDITQIELSGSRDREIHIEVPQANLRKYNLKIEDIASSIKASSLDVGAGNLRTKGGDLLVRVKDLKEKAKEYKKLPIITTASGERVLLGDLAIVKEGFEDSFVTAGFNGKNALLIDVYRVGDQTPIQVSKAAKEIMAEINSELPGDLQLSVLRDRSDTFKQRGALLLKNAFQGLFLVFILLALFLEIRLAFWVSLGILVSFSGAFLIFPFTDFSINMITMFAFIITLGIVVDDAIVVGENIYSSRQKGFSIFQSSVYGVKEVATPVFFSVTTNIITFLPLLFIPGFMGKIFKSIPIVVACVFAVSLIESLLILPAHLGHQKPLRKKGILHFINKLQNRFSTAFESFIENIYGKFLKFAIKNKYNVIAFCLAILLGFGGYIKSGRMGMTLFPSVESDYVYANAVLPIGSSHENVRKIEKILIDGANQIVEENGKEELSQGIFSLIRENTISLRVYLTDADKRPISTTEFSNKWRKRTGNLTGIETISFESDRGGPGSGKAITIRLSHPNKDILENAGKELAKKLENYEGVSDIDNGSASGKRQIDLSILPAGKRMGLTSREIASQVRNAVYGKKALSFLRSQDEISVMVKLPEKERNYEATLENLVLNAPKGEILLRDAAQISYSRAFTSINREEGKRVVSVTADIFPRSQADILTANLEKDVLPGLLEKTPLLTYSFEGTQAEIRDSIQSLIQGLLFALLLIYALLAIPFKSYFQPVIIMVCIPFGIIGAVIGHLIMGYSLSVMSIFGIVALSGVVVNGSLVLIDFTNRKTREGELPANAVYNSAILRFRPIMLTTLTTFCGLMPMIMETSRQARFLIPMAISLGFGVLFATIITLVMVPCFYLVTEDLKKAFNFVFQTEEVS; translated from the coding sequence ATGAACGAATTCACAAACAAAGGCATTTTAGGTTGGATGGCTTCCAACTCAGTTGCTGCAAATATTCTAATGATAGTTCTTCTGGTTGGGGGAATTATTATGGGACTGAATATAAAACAAGAAGTTTTCCCTGAATTTGATCCTGATTCAGTGATTGTTTCAGTTGCCTATCCCGGAGCAAGCCCCGAAGAAGTTGAAAAAGGAATAATTCTTCCAATAGAAGAAGCAATTGAAGGACTTGAAGGAATAGAAAGTATAAGCTCCACTGCTTCTGAAGGTTCAGGCAGAGTTATTATTGAGGCATTAAAATCTGCTGATATTATAAGACTATGGCAGGAAGTTGAAAAGGAAGTTGACAGAATAAGTTCCTTTCCCGATGAAACCGAAGATCCAAAGGTATCAATTGCTGAAAGAAAAAGAGGAGTTCTTGATCTGGTTTTATGGGGCTCTGAAAATGATATTGTTCTAAGAGACACAGCCGAAAACATAAAAGACAGACTTTTGCAAAGTTCAGACATCACCCAGATAGAATTAAGCGGTTCAAGGGACAGGGAAATTCACATTGAAGTTCCCCAGGCTAATTTAAGAAAATATAATTTAAAAATTGAAGATATTGCCTCTTCCATAAAAGCCTCATCTCTTGATGTAGGAGCTGGGAACTTAAGAACAAAAGGAGGAGACCTTCTTGTAAGAGTCAAAGATTTAAAGGAAAAAGCCAAAGAATACAAAAAACTTCCCATAATCACCACGGCAAGCGGGGAAAGAGTTTTGCTTGGAGATCTGGCAATTGTTAAGGAAGGTTTTGAAGATTCCTTTGTCACTGCAGGATTTAATGGAAAAAATGCCCTTTTGATTGATGTTTACAGAGTTGGAGATCAAACTCCCATTCAGGTCTCTAAAGCCGCCAAAGAAATAATGGCTGAAATAAACTCAGAACTTCCAGGAGATTTACAGCTTTCAGTTTTAAGGGACAGATCAGACACCTTCAAGCAAAGGGGAGCACTTTTATTAAAAAATGCATTTCAGGGACTTTTCCTTGTTTTTATTCTTCTTGCTCTTTTCCTTGAAATCAGACTTGCTTTCTGGGTAAGCCTTGGAATTCTTGTCTCATTTTCAGGAGCTTTCCTTATTTTCCCATTTACAGACTTCAGCATAAACATGATAACCATGTTTGCTTTTATAATTACACTTGGAATTGTTGTTGATGATGCCATTGTTGTAGGCGAAAATATTTACAGCTCTAGACAGAAGGGATTTTCAATTTTCCAATCTTCAGTCTATGGAGTAAAAGAAGTTGCTACCCCTGTATTTTTCAGTGTTACCACCAATATTATAACTTTTCTCCCCCTGCTTTTTATCCCTGGATTCATGGGAAAAATCTTTAAATCAATTCCTATTGTAGTGGCCTGTGTCTTTGCTGTGTCTCTGATTGAAAGTCTTTTGATCCTTCCTGCCCATCTTGGCCATCAAAAACCTTTAAGAAAAAAAGGAATTCTTCATTTTATAAACAAGTTACAAAATCGTTTTAGCACAGCCTTTGAATCTTTTATTGAAAATATTTATGGCAAATTTTTAAAATTTGCCATTAAAAACAAATATAATGTAATAGCTTTTTGCCTTGCAATTCTTCTGGGCTTTGGAGGGTATATAAAATCAGGCAGAATGGGAATGACTCTTTTTCCTTCTGTTGAATCTGACTATGTTTATGCTAATGCAGTTCTTCCTATTGGATCTTCCCATGAAAATGTAAGAAAAATTGAAAAAATTCTTATTGACGGTGCAAATCAGATTGTTGAGGAAAACGGAAAAGAAGAATTAAGCCAGGGAATTTTTTCTCTTATACGTGAAAATACAATAAGCTTAAGAGTTTATCTTACAGATGCAGATAAAAGGCCCATAAGTACAACTGAATTTTCAAACAAATGGAGAAAACGTACTGGAAATCTTACAGGAATTGAAACAATTTCCTTTGAGTCTGACAGAGGAGGCCCGGGATCGGGAAAAGCAATTACAATAAGACTTTCACATCCCAATAAAGATATTCTTGAAAATGCAGGAAAAGAGCTGGCAAAAAAGCTTGAAAACTATGAAGGAGTTTCTGATATAGACAATGGTTCTGCCAGTGGAAAACGTCAAATTGATCTTTCAATTCTCCCGGCAGGGAAAAGAATGGGTCTTACTTCAAGGGAAATTGCCAGTCAGGTAAGAAATGCGGTTTACGGAAAAAAAGCACTTTCATTTTTAAGAAGTCAAGATGAAATAAGCGTTATGGTAAAACTTCCTGAAAAAGAAAGAAATTATGAAGCAACTCTTGAAAACCTTGTTTTAAATGCTCCCAAAGGTGAAATTCTTTTAAGAGATGCTGCCCAAATAAGTTATTCAAGGGCATTTACATCAATAAACCGTGAAGAAGGAAAAAGAGTTGTTTCAGTTACAGCAGATATTTTCCCAAGATCACAGGCAGACATCTTAACTGCAAATCTTGAAAAAGATGTTCTTCCAGGACTTTTAGAAAAAACCCCTCTTTTAACCTATAGCTTTGAAGGAACCCAGGCAGAAATAAGAGACAGTATTCAAAGCCTTATCCAGGGCCTTTTATTTGCCCTTTTACTTATTTATGCTCTTCTTGCTATCCCATTCAAAAGTTATTTTCAGCCTGTAATAATAATGGTTTGCATTCCTTTTGGAATAATCGGTGCTGTAATAGGCCATCTTATTATGGGATACTCCCTAAGCGTAATGAGTATTTTTGGAATAGTTGCTCTTTCAGGAGTTGTTGTTAACGGCTCCCTTGTTTTAATTGATTTTACAAATAGAAAAACCAGGGAAGGCGAATTACCAGCAAATGCTGTTTACAATTCAGCAATTTTAAGATTCAGGCCGATAATGCTAACAACTCTGACAACATTTTGCGGACTTATGCCAATGATTATGGAGACTTCAAGACAGGCAAGGTTTCTTATTCCAATGGCAATTTCCCTTGGATTTGGAGTTTTATTTGCAACTATAATCACCCTTGTCATGGTTCCTTGTTTTTATCTTGTGACAGAAGATCTTAAAAAAGCCTTTAATTTTGTTTTTCAAACTGAAGAAGTCAGCTGA